One region of Peribacillus simplex genomic DNA includes:
- a CDS encoding phosphopantetheine-binding protein — protein sequence METTIAVKGRLIEEKLIGFWKEILEQETIGTDSNFFDLGGNSLLAMQFIQMVKNNMGVRLPIKVLFEQSTIQELSVLIKQLDDINKLS from the coding sequence ATGGAGACAACTATTGCGGTCAAGGGAAGGTTAATTGAGGAAAAGCTTATTGGATTTTGGAAAGAGATCTTAGAACAAGAAACCATTGGTACAGATTCTAATTTCTTTGATTTAGGGGGGAATTCCCTTTTAGCCATGCAATTTATTCAAATGGTGAAGAATAACATGGGAGTAAGATTGCCAATCAAAGTGTTGTTCGAACAATCAACCATACAGGAACTATCTGTACTCATCAAACAATTGGACGATATTAATAAGTTAAGTTGA